Proteins encoded in a region of the Halioglobus maricola genome:
- the dbpA gene encoding ATP-dependent RNA helicase DbpA: MGQAATITSPMENAFSALPLPEEQLANLDSLGYKQMTPIQARTLPLALAGKDLVAQAKTGSGKTAAFGLPLLNKINPRDFGAQALVLCPTRELATQVAGEIRRLARYRQNIKVVVLCGGQSIGPQIGSLEHGAHIVVGTPGRIQDHLRKKTLSIARVNTLVLDEADRMLEMGFVDDIEQIIGHTPDSRQTLLFSATYPDDILALSARFQNDPDRVTVESLHSAEHIDQQFYICSKPDRLNGLVTLLHHYHPETAVVFCNTKQLVRDVCQHLTDEGISALGLHGDLEQRDRDQVLTQFQQRSCSVLVATDVAARGLDIDDLPAVINFELPRNADVYVHRIGRTGRAGKSGLALSLFADSERYKLNSIADYIEKEISFEAIETVRETGDYMSPPPYITLCIAGGRKQKVRPGDILGALTGDAGIDGKAVGKINVTDYSAYVAIERNVADQALGRLLNGKIKGRKFKVRKLK, from the coding sequence ATGGGCCAGGCGGCCACCATCACTAGCCCTATGGAGAATGCCTTCAGCGCCCTCCCTCTACCCGAGGAGCAGCTAGCGAATCTGGACAGTCTTGGCTACAAGCAGATGACGCCCATTCAGGCGCGCACGCTGCCGTTAGCGCTGGCTGGCAAAGACCTGGTTGCCCAGGCTAAAACCGGCTCGGGAAAAACGGCCGCCTTCGGCCTGCCCTTGCTGAACAAGATCAATCCGCGAGACTTCGGCGCCCAGGCATTAGTGCTTTGCCCCACCCGCGAGCTTGCGACACAGGTGGCCGGCGAGATTCGTCGCCTCGCCCGCTATCGCCAGAACATCAAAGTCGTGGTGTTGTGTGGCGGCCAGTCCATTGGTCCGCAGATTGGGTCGCTGGAACACGGCGCACATATTGTGGTGGGTACGCCGGGGCGCATTCAGGATCACCTGCGCAAAAAGACCTTGTCCATCGCCCGCGTGAATACGCTGGTACTGGATGAGGCGGACAGGATGCTGGAAATGGGATTTGTCGATGACATCGAGCAAATCATCGGGCACACACCCGACAGCCGCCAGACACTGCTGTTTTCTGCCACTTATCCGGATGACATTCTTGCGCTAAGTGCGCGTTTTCAGAACGACCCGGATCGGGTCACGGTGGAATCACTGCACAGCGCTGAGCACATCGATCAGCAGTTTTACATTTGCAGCAAGCCGGACCGGCTCAACGGGCTTGTCACCCTGCTCCACCACTACCATCCTGAGACCGCAGTCGTCTTCTGCAACACCAAGCAACTGGTGCGGGATGTGTGCCAGCACCTGACAGACGAGGGCATCTCGGCACTGGGGCTGCACGGCGACCTGGAACAACGCGACCGCGACCAGGTGCTGACCCAGTTCCAACAGCGCAGTTGCAGCGTACTGGTGGCCACTGACGTAGCCGCTCGTGGCCTTGATATTGACGACCTTCCCGCGGTGATCAACTTTGAATTACCGCGCAATGCCGATGTTTACGTGCATCGTATTGGCCGCACCGGTCGCGCAGGCAAGAGCGGCCTGGCACTGAGCCTGTTCGCCGATTCGGAGCGCTACAAGCTCAACAGCATCGCTGACTACATCGAGAAGGAAATCAGCTTCGAGGCGATAGAGACCGTGCGTGAAACCGGCGACTACATGTCCCCTCCCCCCTATATCACGCTTTGCATAGCCGGCGGCCGCAAGCAGAAGGTTCGCCCCGGCGACATCCTCGGCGCGCTCACTGGCGACGCCGGTATCGACGGCAAAGCGGTCGGGAAGATCAATGTGACAGATTACTCCGCCTACGTCGCAATCGAGCGCAATGTAGCGGACCAGGCCCTCGGTAGGTTGCTGAACGGCAAAATCAAAGGCCGTAAGTTCAAGGTGCGCAAGCTGAAGTGA
- a CDS encoding DUF4345 family protein — translation MLGKGLLWATAIIFGAYGMACFIDPNLPANYAGLQISNGDAYAEMGAMYGGLQFGFGLFCGICAFRPSLYRAGLMLLVTAIGCLAAARLYSAWDADFLVGVYTWGALAFETLVALVAARCLWR, via the coding sequence ATGTTGGGCAAAGGACTTTTGTGGGCCACAGCAATTATATTCGGCGCCTACGGCATGGCCTGTTTTATCGACCCAAACCTGCCAGCCAACTATGCGGGCCTGCAGATCAGCAACGGGGACGCCTACGCCGAAATGGGTGCTATGTACGGCGGCCTTCAGTTCGGGTTCGGTCTTTTCTGCGGCATCTGTGCATTTCGTCCCAGCCTGTATCGCGCTGGCTTGATGCTGCTGGTAACAGCCATAGGCTGTCTGGCAGCTGCCCGCCTCTACAGCGCTTGGGACGCCGACTTCCTGGTAGGCGTGTACACCTGGGGAGCACTGGCTTTCGAAACCCTAGTCGCGCTGGTCGCTGCGCGCTGTCTCTGGCGTTAA
- a CDS encoding amidohydrolase has product MASQQAGKGGLSPELYSRAGEIIEADSPRITEIFKDIHQHPELGFAEVRTAGIVAKELTSLGFDVQTGIGKTGVLAILRNGKGPTVLYRADMDANAVKETADLPYASTTEVTLADGKVVPVSHMCGHDANVSWMLAMAHAMVELKDQWRGTLVIVGQPAEELIAGAAAMIEDGLYSRFGMPRPDYLIGQHTAPIPVGAVMAVDGVRSTGTDQLDVTFYGVGGHGSMPQHTIDPVLMASSAVVQYQSIISRNIDPQQPAVLTVGSIQSGSDNNVIPDKAILKINLRWFSESVREQLISGIKSINRSIAVANGVPESRMPTMRMKGHTTPMVNDPALTARLATSFKDLKNIQVIEKAPPAMASEDVHLLLGEYTDVPFSYTLIGVVSPKAFADAGFKPPYFNHNGDFLVELGAMPIGSLTATIAALELLGI; this is encoded by the coding sequence ATGGCGAGCCAGCAGGCAGGAAAGGGGGGGCTTTCGCCAGAACTATATTCTAGAGCAGGGGAGATAATTGAAGCAGATTCGCCGCGAATAACTGAAATATTCAAGGATATTCACCAGCATCCTGAGCTCGGCTTTGCGGAGGTTCGTACAGCGGGCATTGTGGCCAAAGAGCTAACTTCGCTAGGCTTTGATGTTCAGACGGGCATTGGAAAAACAGGGGTTCTGGCTATTTTGCGTAACGGTAAAGGACCTACTGTCCTATACCGAGCCGACATGGATGCAAATGCTGTGAAAGAAACCGCTGATTTGCCGTACGCAAGCACGACCGAGGTGACGTTGGCAGATGGTAAAGTAGTTCCCGTTAGCCATATGTGTGGCCATGATGCGAATGTCAGTTGGATGCTTGCTATGGCCCATGCAATGGTCGAGCTTAAGGATCAGTGGCGCGGAACCCTGGTGATTGTCGGACAGCCAGCGGAAGAACTGATTGCCGGAGCGGCAGCAATGATAGAGGACGGGCTTTATAGCCGATTTGGCATGCCCCGGCCTGACTACTTGATTGGACAACATACTGCACCAATACCAGTGGGAGCTGTTATGGCTGTAGATGGTGTGCGCTCTACCGGAACCGATCAGCTGGATGTTACGTTCTATGGTGTCGGTGGCCACGGCTCGATGCCTCAACACACCATCGACCCGGTTCTTATGGCCTCGTCGGCAGTCGTTCAATATCAAAGCATTATTTCTCGCAATATTGATCCGCAGCAGCCAGCAGTATTAACCGTAGGATCCATCCAGTCAGGTAGTGACAATAATGTTATTCCCGACAAGGCCATACTGAAAATCAACTTGCGGTGGTTCTCCGAATCAGTGCGCGAACAGCTCATATCTGGAATCAAGAGTATTAATCGTTCCATTGCCGTCGCAAATGGTGTGCCCGAGAGCAGAATGCCCACCATGCGGATGAAGGGTCACACTACCCCTATGGTCAATGACCCTGCATTGACGGCCCGCCTTGCTACCAGCTTTAAAGATCTCAAAAATATCCAGGTTATAGAAAAAGCCCCACCTGCCATGGCGTCTGAGGACGTCCATCTCCTTCTGGGGGAGTACACAGACGTACCTTTTTCCTACACCTTGATTGGTGTTGTGAGCCCTAAAGCCTTTGCAGATGCGGGGTTCAAGCCACCTTACTTTAATCACAACGGTGACTTTTTGGTTGAGCTCGGCGCGATGCCTATCGGTAGTCTCACTGCTACCATCGCTGCCCTTGAGTTGTTGGGAATCTGA
- a CDS encoding TonB-dependent receptor: MNKINPNVSRIRQLSLAIAMVSGSMAATAQELALEEVVVTAQKRAESVQDIPVSVTAMDSSTIEKLGIQSSADIVRLTPSMTVLESNNKTNSGFSIRGIGTNVYGVGVEQAVAMIIDDVAMPQQGQSMANLVDIERIEVLRGPQSTLFGKAASAGAINITTKAPSEEFEGTIELTATDEDALHIVGSASGPLTDSLGYRVTGYWADRDGYVENLAEGYDDLNGEESQGVRAKFQWDISDTISATLGGYYMEEDSQCCGRNSTYWEEGALLFGVLPQEIAGPGITSSRENSKIINDTLPDAELTNEGLNLRLNFELGEYSLVSITAVDKWEYSNSEDVDGTDFDWLGILTGGVLSGGFYSDSARETDFFSQEFRLVSPSNDQYDYLIGLYYSDSDTDRTFFRNLPVAPADNAVSASTEYIALFGQLNWHFTERTTASIGLRTFEEEIGASSQDYLIPGSPEVSGDNKDDDIVGKASLQHFIAEDTMVFASYTRGYKGQAFDLTGGLTPEESENPISPEIADAFELGMKSEFWDQRLRLNATLFYTEYTDFQTQATDSTSGVVEFRMTNSGDLKTQGLELETITLLSEAFTLTLNASYIDAEINDGFGQQCWPGQTPEQGCLDGSSQTLDGATLPNSPEYKVAALLDYYQELDSLPFDLFANISYTWQDDIIFNINQHPDLTQDAYGLTNLRFGVSDKSGRYEVSLFGNNVFDESYVSDMLDSSVISLGTGQLLAHVLPRNSQSYWGIKAKYNF; this comes from the coding sequence ATGAACAAAATAAATCCGAACGTGAGCAGAATTCGCCAGCTATCACTTGCGATCGCAATGGTAAGTGGTTCTATGGCCGCCACTGCACAGGAACTGGCGCTGGAAGAGGTTGTCGTCACCGCCCAGAAAAGAGCGGAAAGCGTGCAGGATATTCCTGTTTCCGTGACGGCAATGGATTCAAGCACGATCGAGAAGCTCGGCATACAAAGCAGTGCTGATATCGTCAGGCTCACCCCCTCGATGACGGTGCTCGAGAGTAACAACAAGACCAACAGCGGCTTCTCTATTCGCGGCATAGGCACCAATGTTTATGGCGTTGGGGTGGAGCAGGCCGTAGCCATGATCATCGATGATGTGGCCATGCCTCAACAGGGCCAGAGTATGGCTAACCTGGTGGACATCGAGCGCATCGAGGTGCTGCGTGGCCCCCAGAGCACACTGTTTGGCAAAGCGGCATCCGCAGGTGCCATTAATATCACCACCAAGGCGCCGTCCGAGGAATTCGAAGGCACCATCGAGCTGACAGCGACTGACGAAGACGCTTTGCATATTGTAGGCTCGGCGTCCGGGCCCCTGACAGACAGCCTCGGTTACCGGGTCACGGGTTACTGGGCTGACCGGGACGGGTACGTTGAAAACCTGGCCGAGGGTTACGACGACCTGAATGGAGAGGAATCCCAGGGCGTCCGTGCCAAGTTTCAGTGGGACATTTCAGACACCATAAGCGCAACTCTTGGCGGCTACTACATGGAAGAAGATAGTCAGTGCTGCGGGCGAAATTCGACCTACTGGGAGGAGGGAGCCCTGCTGTTTGGCGTCCTCCCGCAGGAGATAGCTGGGCCGGGGATTACGTCATCAAGGGAAAATTCCAAGATCATTAATGACACATTGCCAGACGCCGAGCTGACTAACGAGGGCCTTAATCTCCGCCTGAACTTCGAGCTTGGGGAATACAGCCTTGTATCGATCACAGCAGTAGATAAGTGGGAGTATTCGAACAGTGAAGATGTCGACGGCACAGATTTTGATTGGCTAGGAATTTTAACCGGCGGGGTCTTGAGTGGTGGCTTCTATTCAGATAGTGCACGGGAAACGGACTTTTTTTCACAGGAGTTCAGGCTGGTTTCTCCCTCCAATGATCAATACGACTACTTGATCGGACTCTACTACTCAGATTCTGACACCGACAGAACTTTTTTCCGGAACCTACCCGTTGCTCCCGCTGATAACGCCGTCAGTGCAAGTACGGAATATATTGCCCTGTTCGGGCAGTTGAACTGGCACTTTACAGAGCGTACAACAGCCAGCATCGGCCTGAGGACCTTCGAAGAAGAAATCGGCGCTTCCTCCCAGGATTACCTGATCCCGGGTTCCCCAGAGGTTAGCGGTGACAACAAAGACGACGATATCGTGGGCAAAGCCTCACTGCAGCACTTCATTGCTGAAGATACCATGGTTTTCGCCAGTTACACGCGGGGCTACAAGGGCCAGGCCTTTGATTTGACCGGAGGGTTGACCCCGGAAGAATCGGAGAACCCCATCAGCCCCGAGATCGCTGATGCATTTGAACTTGGAATGAAGAGTGAGTTCTGGGATCAGCGCCTGCGTTTAAATGCGACACTATTTTATACCGAGTACACTGATTTCCAGACTCAGGCGACAGATAGCACCAGCGGCGTTGTAGAGTTCAGGATGACAAACAGCGGTGATCTCAAAACGCAGGGCTTGGAACTCGAAACGATCACGCTGCTATCTGAAGCGTTTACCCTGACCTTGAACGCTTCGTACATTGATGCAGAGATTAATGATGGCTTTGGCCAGCAGTGCTGGCCGGGTCAGACCCCGGAGCAGGGCTGCCTGGATGGCTCCAGCCAAACCCTCGACGGTGCCACGTTGCCGAACTCGCCGGAGTATAAGGTCGCCGCGCTTTTGGACTATTACCAGGAGCTCGATTCGCTGCCCTTCGACCTTTTCGCGAATATTAGCTACACATGGCAGGACGACATTATTTTTAATATCAACCAACACCCAGACCTCACGCAGGATGCCTACGGTTTAACCAATCTCAGGTTCGGCGTCAGCGATAAATCCGGACGATACGAAGTCAGTTTGTTTGGTAACAACGTATTTGATGAGAGCTACGTGAGCGATATGTTGGATTCGTCTGTAATTTCATTGGGTACCGGCCAGCTTCTGGCCCATGTTCTGCCGAGGAATTCGCAGAGTTATTGGGGTATAAAAGCCAAGTATAATTTTTAG
- a CDS encoding FKBP-type peptidyl-prolyl cis-trans isomerase: MNIGPETVATFHYTLRDESGTEVETSRGGDPSAYLHGANNIIPGLEKAMVGKAAGDTFSATVAPEDGYGQPDPERQQRVPAKHLVFKGKLKAGMVVQLNTSDGRVPVTVVKAGRHTADIDTNHPLAGQTLTFDIEIDDVRAATAEEIEHGHAHGPGGHHH, from the coding sequence ATGAACATAGGCCCAGAAACGGTAGCCACATTCCACTACACCCTGCGCGATGAATCCGGCACTGAGGTTGAGACCTCCAGGGGTGGTGACCCCAGCGCGTATCTGCACGGTGCGAATAACATCATTCCAGGCCTTGAAAAGGCGATGGTCGGCAAAGCCGCCGGCGATACATTCTCGGCCACTGTTGCGCCGGAAGATGGTTATGGCCAGCCCGACCCAGAGCGTCAACAGCGTGTACCGGCGAAGCACCTTGTATTCAAAGGCAAACTGAAAGCCGGCATGGTTGTGCAACTCAATACCAGCGACGGCCGTGTCCCGGTTACGGTCGTCAAGGCCGGCAGACACACAGCCGACATCGACACCAATCATCCGCTGGCAGGGCAAACCCTGACCTTCGACATTGAGATAGATGACGTGCGCGCCGCAACCGCCGAGGAGATCGAGCACGGTCACGCCCATGGGCCAGGCGGCCACCATCACTAG
- a CDS encoding EthD domain-containing protein: MIKLVYCIAKRDDVDLADFYRIWLEEHGPLVKSLASDLQAVKYVQSHTILPQVNQMFKGARDGLGDPFEGITEVWWESEEDLTQALQTPEGLRAAARLVEDESRIIDFAKSRVFMTEEHTIF, encoded by the coding sequence GTGATTAAGCTGGTGTACTGCATAGCGAAAAGAGATGACGTGGATTTAGCAGATTTCTATCGAATTTGGCTCGAAGAACATGGGCCACTTGTAAAGTCTCTGGCAAGTGATCTTCAAGCTGTGAAGTATGTTCAAAGCCATACCATCTTGCCGCAGGTTAATCAGATGTTTAAAGGAGCCAGAGACGGGCTGGGAGACCCGTTCGAGGGAATCACTGAAGTGTGGTGGGAAAGCGAAGAAGATCTCACGCAGGCACTACAAACACCTGAGGGCCTCAGGGCCGCTGCCAGGCTGGTTGAGGATGAGTCCAGAATTATCGATTTTGCGAAATCCAGGGTCTTCATGACTGAAGAACACACTATATTCTGA
- a CDS encoding trimeric intracellular cation channel family protein: MLMNDVITGVDLLATAVFAISGALAAAQGRHDVLGFILFGTITGIGGGTLRDLLLGVDSIFWFTRTEYLWICMGASVATWFLAPLFDSISKVLLWADAVGLALFSVLGAVKAVQFGAPPIVAVGMGVMTATFGSMIRDTLLNKEPVLLGPEIYVTAAVLGAAAYTLLHSYTDWALPIAIALAFTLRACAIVFDLRLPKYGKPADE; this comes from the coding sequence ATGCTAATGAACGATGTCATCACGGGCGTGGATCTGCTGGCGACGGCGGTGTTTGCGATCAGTGGCGCGCTTGCAGCGGCCCAGGGACGCCACGACGTCCTCGGCTTTATCCTGTTCGGCACGATCACCGGCATCGGCGGTGGCACCCTGCGCGACCTGCTGCTGGGAGTGGATTCAATCTTCTGGTTTACCCGTACTGAATATCTGTGGATTTGCATGGGCGCTTCAGTGGCGACTTGGTTTCTGGCGCCGTTGTTCGACTCTATCAGCAAGGTGCTTTTGTGGGCCGACGCCGTGGGCCTGGCCCTGTTTAGCGTGCTGGGGGCCGTCAAGGCTGTGCAATTCGGCGCCCCTCCGATCGTCGCTGTGGGCATGGGGGTCATGACCGCCACCTTCGGCTCCATGATCCGCGATACGCTGCTGAACAAAGAGCCGGTCTTGCTGGGCCCTGAGATCTACGTGACCGCAGCGGTACTGGGTGCCGCTGCTTATACCTTGCTTCATAGCTATACCGACTGGGCGCTGCCCATCGCGATCGCACTGGCGTTTACACTGCGCGCCTGCGCGATTGTGTTCGACCTGCGCCTGCCCAAGTATGGAAAGCCGGCAGATGAGTAG
- a CDS encoding TetR/AcrR family transcriptional regulator, which produces MQDRMIYQVEETREKILQVAEALFQEQGFFDTQMKDVAVQMGMSRHTLYRYFRDKADLGHAILVKIFAKLSAQIEKQLEEDLEQRAGPGASVTAREQLVICLTDLFAAPENQAGLRFMGEFDAFYSGSRIPEDFLDMIAIDFARAEELAGELLRYGMDEGSIRTDLEPEDLLATCLYSIKALHQLVAARGGALVGLSSEGEQQMLQTSVQLLMDGLKPQI; this is translated from the coding sequence ATGCAGGACAGAATGATCTACCAGGTCGAAGAGACCCGAGAAAAAATTCTTCAGGTCGCTGAAGCGTTATTTCAGGAGCAGGGGTTTTTCGATACCCAGATGAAAGATGTAGCGGTTCAAATGGGTATGAGTCGTCACACCTTGTACCGCTATTTTCGCGACAAGGCCGACCTTGGGCACGCTATCCTGGTCAAGATTTTTGCAAAGCTTAGTGCCCAGATAGAAAAACAGCTGGAAGAGGATCTGGAACAAAGGGCGGGGCCCGGAGCTTCAGTTACTGCGCGAGAGCAATTGGTTATTTGCCTGACAGACCTCTTCGCAGCGCCGGAAAACCAGGCGGGTCTGCGGTTTATGGGTGAATTTGATGCGTTCTATTCCGGTAGCCGGATACCAGAAGACTTCCTCGACATGATCGCCATCGATTTTGCCCGGGCGGAGGAACTGGCGGGAGAACTCTTGAGGTATGGGATGGACGAAGGTTCTATACGAACCGATCTCGAGCCCGAGGACCTGCTTGCCACTTGCCTGTACTCCATAAAAGCCCTGCATCAGTTGGTAGCAGCCCGTGGCGGTGCGCTGGTGGGTTTGTCGAGCGAGGGCGAACAACAAATGCTACAAACCAGCGTCCAGCTCCTGATGGACGGCCTCAAGCCTCAAATTTAG
- a CDS encoding YchJ family protein, producing MSRDGTQECPCGSGGDYADCCAPYVGGAAIAPSAEKLMRSRYSAFAKGVSDYLLASWHPSTRPSRVRLDDEQRWIGLTIKDTEAGGEGDSAGVVEFVARFKVNGRGHRLHERSRFEKIDGRWYYLDGDHL from the coding sequence ATGAGTAGGGACGGAACGCAAGAGTGCCCCTGCGGCAGTGGTGGTGACTACGCCGATTGCTGCGCGCCCTATGTTGGTGGTGCCGCCATCGCGCCCAGCGCGGAGAAACTGATGCGTTCGCGCTACAGTGCTTTTGCCAAAGGGGTTTCTGATTACTTGTTGGCGTCCTGGCATCCGAGCACTCGACCGTCCCGCGTTCGTCTTGATGACGAGCAGCGCTGGATAGGCCTCACGATCAAGGACACTGAGGCGGGCGGGGAGGGGGATTCAGCAGGGGTTGTGGAGTTTGTTGCACGCTTCAAGGTCAACGGGCGTGGCCACAGGCTGCACGAACGCAGCCGTTTCGAGAAGATTGATGGGCGCTGGTACTATCTGGACGGCGACCATCTATAG
- a CDS encoding transporter suffix domain-containing protein: protein MLQRSLREIAGYGLLLVSCIAWVVLPAIPFLDISGAQKAAWGGGLFVFAEVTWWAAMPLLGPEVMAFIRGFWARLRSSGKNSSADSPEDENSQP, encoded by the coding sequence ATGTTACAGCGCAGTTTACGCGAAATCGCCGGGTATGGTTTGCTCCTTGTCTCCTGCATCGCCTGGGTGGTGCTGCCGGCGATACCGTTTCTGGACATCTCCGGGGCTCAGAAGGCGGCATGGGGTGGCGGCCTTTTCGTTTTCGCGGAGGTGACCTGGTGGGCTGCGATGCCACTGTTGGGGCCAGAAGTGATGGCTTTTATACGAGGTTTTTGGGCCCGACTGCGTTCCAGTGGCAAGAATTCCAGCGCCGACAGCCCCGAGGACGAAAATTCACAGCCGTAA
- a CDS encoding ABC-F family ATPase, with protein MISTANITMQFGAKPLFENISVKFSDGNRYGLIGANGCGKSTFMKILDGSLAPTAGNVSITPNERLGKLSQDQFAFEEYSVIDTVVMGHDELWTIKQERDRIYGLAEMSEEDGMKVADLEVQFAEMDGYSAESRAGEILMGAGIAQELHYSPMSEVAPGWKLRVLLAQALFSDPDILLLDEPTNNLDIDTIRWLEEMLNERKCTMIIISHDRHFLNAVCTHMADIDYGDLRIYPGNYDDFMTASTQARERLQSENAKKSAQIAELQQFVSRFSANASKAKQATSRAKQIEKIKLDDIQPSSRVSPYIRFKQDKKLHRQALTLEHLTHGFDNETLFANGSLMIEAGARVAVIGENGVGKTTLLRCLMDELQAEGGAIKWAENATLGYCPQDSTNDFDCDLNLFDWMSQWRRANHDDQIVRATLGRLLFSADDFKKKVKVCSGGEKNRLLFGKLMMMDTNVMLMDEPTNHLDMESIEALNLALEHYDGTLIFVSHDREFVSSLATRIIAIKDEQLHDFQGTYDEYLASVEAQERLSNAS; from the coding sequence GTGATTTCCACAGCCAACATCACCATGCAGTTCGGCGCCAAGCCGCTGTTCGAAAACATCTCCGTCAAGTTTAGCGACGGCAATCGCTATGGCCTGATTGGCGCCAATGGCTGCGGCAAATCCACCTTTATGAAGATTCTGGACGGCAGCCTCGCGCCTACCGCCGGCAACGTCTCCATCACGCCAAATGAGCGGCTCGGTAAATTGAGCCAGGACCAGTTCGCGTTTGAGGAATACAGCGTCATCGACACCGTGGTCATGGGCCACGATGAACTGTGGACCATCAAGCAAGAGCGCGACCGCATCTACGGTCTGGCAGAAATGTCAGAAGAAGACGGCATGAAAGTCGCCGACCTCGAGGTGCAGTTTGCCGAGATGGACGGCTACAGTGCCGAGAGCCGCGCCGGGGAAATCCTGATGGGTGCAGGTATTGCCCAGGAACTTCACTACAGCCCCATGAGCGAGGTGGCGCCGGGTTGGAAGTTGCGTGTTCTACTGGCCCAGGCACTGTTCTCTGATCCGGACATCCTGCTGCTCGACGAGCCCACTAACAACCTGGATATCGACACCATCCGCTGGTTGGAAGAGATGCTCAACGAGCGCAAGTGCACCATGATTATCATCTCGCACGACCGCCACTTCCTGAACGCCGTGTGCACCCACATGGCCGACATCGACTACGGTGACCTGCGCATTTACCCCGGCAACTACGACGATTTCATGACCGCCTCCACCCAGGCGCGGGAACGTCTCCAGAGTGAGAATGCCAAGAAGAGCGCCCAGATCGCCGAGCTACAGCAGTTTGTCAGCCGCTTCTCCGCCAACGCATCGAAGGCAAAGCAGGCGACATCCCGCGCCAAGCAGATCGAAAAGATCAAGCTGGACGACATCCAACCCTCCAGCCGGGTCAGCCCCTATATCCGCTTCAAGCAGGATAAAAAGCTACACCGCCAGGCGCTAACACTTGAGCACCTGACCCACGGCTTCGACAATGAAACCCTGTTCGCCAACGGCAGCCTGATGATTGAAGCTGGCGCACGGGTAGCAGTGATCGGTGAGAACGGTGTGGGTAAAACCACCCTGCTGCGCTGCCTTATGGATGAGTTACAAGCCGAAGGAGGCGCCATTAAATGGGCCGAAAATGCCACGCTCGGCTACTGCCCCCAGGACAGCACCAACGATTTTGACTGCGATCTCAACCTCTTCGACTGGATGAGCCAGTGGCGCCGCGCCAATCACGACGACCAGATTGTCCGCGCCACACTGGGCAGGCTGTTGTTCTCGGCCGACGACTTCAAGAAAAAGGTAAAAGTGTGTTCTGGCGGCGAAAAGAACCGCCTGCTGTTCGGCAAATTAATGATGATGGACACCAACGTCATGTTGATGGATGAACCCACCAACCACCTCGACATGGAATCTATCGAAGCGCTCAACCTCGCTCTGGAACATTACGACGGCACGCTGATCTTCGTGAGCCACGACCGGGAGTTCGTCTCGTCACTGGCTACGCGCATCATTGCAATCAAAGATGAGCAACTGCACGACTTTCAGGGCACGTACGATGAGTATCTGGCGAGCGTAGAAGCCCAGGAGCGGCTGAGCAACGCCTCCTAG
- a CDS encoding PA4780 family RIO1-like protein kinase: MKVPKRLRPLVEDGIIDEVLHPLMSGKEADVFVVRSSGKIRCAKIYKDSVKRSFKKAAQYTEGRKVRNSRRARAMEKGSKFGRKQQEETWQNAEVDALYRLDRAGVRVPTPYGCFDGVLLMELITDEDGDVAPRLDDVSMSAEQALEDHALVMHYVVRMLCAGLVHGDLSEFNVLVDENGPVIIDLPQAVDAASNNNAQSMLARDVNKMTDYYSQFAPALKGTRYAQEIWELYEDGDLHPDTELTGYAEEDTHTADVDLVMLEIKAAMEEEQERLARIADDEEPE, translated from the coding sequence GTGAAAGTACCCAAGCGCCTCCGTCCTCTGGTAGAGGACGGCATCATCGACGAAGTTCTGCACCCGCTGATGAGCGGCAAGGAAGCCGACGTTTTCGTCGTGCGCAGCTCGGGTAAAATTCGCTGCGCCAAGATCTATAAAGACTCGGTAAAGCGCAGCTTTAAAAAGGCGGCCCAGTACACGGAAGGCCGCAAGGTCCGCAATAGCCGCCGGGCGCGGGCGATGGAAAAAGGCTCAAAGTTCGGCCGCAAACAGCAGGAAGAAACCTGGCAGAACGCCGAGGTGGACGCACTCTATCGCCTTGACCGCGCCGGAGTGCGGGTACCCACACCATACGGCTGCTTCGACGGTGTACTGCTAATGGAGCTGATCACCGATGAGGATGGCGACGTGGCGCCAAGGCTGGACGATGTCAGCATGTCTGCCGAGCAGGCGCTGGAAGATCACGCCCTGGTGATGCACTACGTGGTACGTATGCTGTGCGCCGGGCTGGTTCACGGCGACCTTTCTGAATTCAACGTGCTTGTGGATGAGAACGGCCCGGTCATTATCGACCTGCCCCAAGCCGTGGACGCTGCGTCCAACAACAACGCCCAGTCCATGCTGGCCCGGGACGTCAACAAAATGACCGACTACTACAGCCAGTTTGCACCCGCGCTCAAAGGCACTCGCTACGCCCAGGAAATCTGGGAATTGTACGAGGACGGCGACCTTCACCCGGACACCGAACTTACCGGTTATGCCGAGGAGGACACCCATACCGCAGACGTCGATCTCGTCATGCTGGAGATCAAGGCCGCCATGGAGGAAGAACAGGAACGGCTGGCACGCATCGCTGACGACGAAGAGCCTGAATAA